AAGAAGAAAAATTGGCTTTGGCCTGCCGTTTATTCGGGAATCGCAATTGTATTCGTAGGGATGGTCTGGGGGTATAGTGCACTAGTAAAAAATGATGCTCCAGAATTAACGGACGGTACAATGGGCGGTGATTCCGACAACGGTGAATTGGTTGTAGAAACAAACGCATCAAAGGAAGTACTTAAGTATCCATTCTCAGAAGAGTTGCTAGACGACGTCGCAATCTTGCAAAACTATTATGATTTGGAAGCAGAAGAGTCCGTACAGGAGAACTCATTACTTGTATTTAATCAAACATACGAAACAAGCACAGGTGTCTCCATTTCGATAGACGACCAACCTTTTGAAGTAGTTGCTGCGGCAACGGGTGTCGTTGAAGAAGTTGTTACAGATGTCTTCCAAGGCGATGAAGTAATCATTTCTCACGCTGATGGAATGAAAACAGTTTACAGCTCTCTATCTGGTGTTCTCGTGAAAAAAGGTGAAGAAGTAACACAAGGGGAACCACTCGGAAATGCTTCGGCTAATGAATGGAACCCGAATGCTGGCACACATCTTCACTTCCAAGTACTTGTCAATGATGAACCTGTTAATCCAGGATCTTACCTAGGTTTCTAGAACTTATCTTGAAGAGTTTTTAACGCTTACTGACTCTTGTGCAAAATGGTTCGTTGTATTGTTTACCCATAACTGTTAATACGCACCGCCAAAGTATAAGAATGATATCAATTGCGCGCATACCGGCCTTTCCTGTTGCATATATTAGAAGAAGACTTAAAGCTGACAGGAAAGGAAGAGGGCGTGCACGAGCAAATACGGAGGCGATGCGTGCGCCTCGGAGAACTGCTGCTTGAAACTGAAGTTACGGTACGAGCATTGGCGAAGGCGACAGGCTATTCAAAAAGCACAGTACACAAAGACCTGACAGAACGTTTGCCGAATGTAGATGCATCACTGTCAGAAGAGGTTGCAAAAATACTCGCCTACCATAAATCAGTTCGACATTTACGAGGTGGCGAAGCAACAAGGATTAAGTGGATCAATGAATCGAAAAAACAAGAAGAAGAGGCAAGTAAGTAATGAAAGCGACTTCGCATATTGCGGGTCGTTTTTTTATGTTTATTTAACGCATAATTGGCTGAAGTGAAAAACGTTAGCTTCAAATGGAAGTCAATGTGTGAGCGGAATCATTTTTTAAGAAAATCTGTCTGCTGAAATAGTAACGGAATAGGTCTATCAAAGCTAAAATGATAGCTAAATAATAGTTCTTTCGGATATTCTTTTACCAGAAACTATGGTAAAATTAAATATTAAGAGTGTTTATTTTTTTCTTGTAGAATGATAAAACTCGAACGGATTTAATACGAATTTTGAGATGATATAGTTAAAAAGTGGCGTAAATCGGTTGGAGTAATATACCTAGTAGCGCGCCTGATGATTGTGTTTTTAGACCTAGGTAAACACAGTGCGAAATAGGGCTTTAATAGTCAACTCGCCTGTCGCATCTATGTATTAATTGATAATAGGCCATTGATTAGATGGAAGGGGAAACAGGAATCATGTTTGCAAAAGATATCGGAATAGACCTTGGCACGGCAAACGTTTTAATGCACGTAAAAGGAAAAGGAATTGTGCTTAACGAACCATCAGTCGTTGCAATTGAAAAACAAACAAATAAAGTGCTCGCTGTCGGTGAAGAAGCTTGGAAAATGGTAGGTAGAACACCAGGAAATATTGTTGCAATCCGACCGATGAAAGACGGCGTTATTGCTGATTTTCATATAACTGAAGCAATGTTAAGTCATTTTATTAATAAAATAAATGTAAAAGGATTTTTCTCTAAACCTCGCATACTCGTCTGTTGCCCGACGAATATTACAAGTGTTGAGCAGAAAGCGATTCGTGAAGCAGCGGAAAAAGCGGGAGGAAAAAAGATTTATTTAGAAGAAGAACCGAAAGTGGCTGCAATCGGTGCGGGCATGGATATTTTTCAACCGAGCGGTAATATGGTCATTGATATTGGTGGTGGAACAACGGATGTAGCAGTATTATCCATGGGTGACATTGTGACCTCACAATCGATAAATGTAGCTGGTGATACATTCGATAATGAAATCGTTCAATATATTAAACGCTCGTATAAATTGCTCATCGGTGAACGTACTGCCGAGAAAATTAAAGTTGAAGTAAGTACTGTTTTCCCAGGTTCTCGTAATGAACAATTGGATATTCGGGGCCGTGACATGGTTTCTGGTCTTCCGCGAACGATAACAGTCAAGTCAGCAGAAATTGAAGGAGCCTTACAAGAATCAGCTTATATGATTGTACAAGCTGCAAGAAATGTGCTTGAAAAAACGCCACCTGAACTTTCAGCTGATATTATTGATCGAGGCATCTTTTTGTCAGGCGGAGGCGCTATGATGCATGGCATTGATCAATTGCTAGCGGAAGAATTAAAAGTACCTGTATTTATTGCAGAAAATCCGCTTGATTGTGTTGCAATTGGAACGAGCTTACTTTTAGAAAATATTAATAAGACAAGCAAAAAATAACAATATGGAGTTGAAATTATGTTTCGCGGTTTCTATACAGTTGCCTCTGGTATGATTGCCCAACAGCGCAGGACAGAAATGTTAACAAACAATATGGCAAATGTGAATACACCAGGTTTTAAGGCTGAACAGTCTTCCATCCGTTCCTTTCCTGAAATGCTTCTGTCAAGTGTGCAATCAACCCGTATTCCAACAGAAAATGGGTTCAACTTGAAAGGTGTTGCACCGATTGGACCGCTTTCAACTGGTGTATATATGCAAGAAACATTGCCGTTGTTTATTCAAGGTCAACTGCAAGAAACGGAATTAACAACAGATGTTGCGCTCGTTGATGGATTTTTGCCGACAGACGAAGAAACTGGCATTCAAGGTACGATATTCTTTACGTTGGAAAATGACGAGGGCGGGACATACTATACGCGAAACGGAAATTTTGCCCTTGATGCAAACGGTTTATTAACGTCTCCTGCAGGGTATTATGTGTTGGATTCGAATGGCAACCGCATCACACTTCAAGGCGATGACTTTCGTGTTACCGAATCTGGTGTTATTATGGAAAATGATAACGTAGTTGCAACACTTGGTATTTCATTCGCAGCAAGACCAGATACGCTGATGAAGCAGGGCGAAGGTTTATTCGTGACGGAAAACGGGGACAACTTAATGACAGTGAATAATATACCCGATGTGACATATTCCATTCAACAAGGGTTTGTCGAAAGGTCGAACGTCGATGCTGGTCGCACAATGACGGATTTACTCACTGCTTATCGTGCCTTTGAAGCGAATCAAAAAGTTTTGCAAGCTTATGATCGTAGTATGGAAAAAGCAGTAAATGAAGTTGGAAAAGTATAAATCAAAGCATGATTCGCGAGAAATAAGGAGACTATAAGTGAATGATACGGACGATGATTACAGCAACGAATACAATGAATCAACTCCAACATCAATTTGATATTATTGGAAATAACCTTGCCAACGCTTCAACGCATGGGTTCAAAGCAAGTCAAGCAAGCTTTCAAGAAATGCTATATGAACAATTTACAAACGACAAAGCGGACCGCGCACCGCGTCAATCTCCGGTAGGGATTCGGTACGGAACTGGGGCAAAAATTGCACAGACGCAAATGAATTGGAAATTGGGGTCACTGCAAGCGACCGAACGGCAGTTAGACTTTGCATTGACGACGCCAAAGCAATATTTTAATGTCATTATGCCGACAGAAGGCGGAGAAGAAACTGTTTATACACGTCAAGGTTCCTTTTACATCACGCCGATTGAAGGTGGGCAGTTGATGTTAGTAAATGATGATGGAAATCCGATTGCAAATGCACAAGGTATGCCAATCGTTTTTAATGATGATGTTGCCCATTATAGTGTTCAACCTGGTGGTATACTAGAAGTGACGGGTAACAACGGTACTGTAACTAGCATTGAGCTAGGTATAACTGTCATTGAGCGCCCCAACTTTATGGAACATTTATCAGGAACCTATATCGGTTTACCGCGAAATATGGCGGAATTAGGCGTGACAGAAGAGGAGATTTTCACGAACCTCCAAGGTGCTGATCGAAATATAATTGGTTTACAGAACGGAGTCCTCGAAACGTCTAACGTTCATTATGAAAAAGAAATGACAGATCTTATCAATGTTCAGCGAAATTATCAATTTAATGCGCGTGCTGTCACGCTGGCTGATCAAATGCTAGGTCTTATTAACGGCATTAGATAAGCTTCATAGGGAGTATTGAACAATGAATGAAGAAAATAAGCAAGATGCAGTGTCTAAACAGGTTTCAACAACAGAGGAAAAGCAAAAATCCAAAATAGGATCACGTTTAGAACGCCTAAAACTAAAAAAACAGAAACGAAATGAAGAGCATGAAGACAATGAGAAGAATGTAAAGTGGGTACAAATTCGGTTAATCCCGATTTGGTTACGAACGATTCTCGTGCTCTTATTGCTTGTTGTCGTTGCGACAATAGGACTCTATACGGGATATAGTGTCATAGGTGATGGTGATCCGGGTGATGTATTCAAAAAGGCAACATGGACGCATATTACGGACATTATTAAAGGGAAAGAATAAAGATACATAAGAAACAGGAGGAAGAACCATGCTAACAGCAGAGCAAATTCAAGCAATTTTACCGCATCGTTATCCTTTTTTAATGATTGACAGAATTCTTGAAGTTGAAGAAGGAAAAAGAGCAGTCGGATTAAAAAATGTGACAATCAATGAAGAGTTTTTTAACGGTCACTTTCCAGGATACCCAGTTATGCCTGGCGTACTCATTGTAGAGGCATTAGCACAAGTTGGAGCTGTTGCTTTATTACAAAAAGAAGAAAATAAAGGACGTCTTGCATTTTTTACTGGCATTGACAAATGTCGATTTAAGAAGCAAGTCACACCTGGGGATACACTGCGATTAGAAGTAGAAATTACACGTTTACGTGGACCGATGGGGAAAGGACAAGCAAAGGCTACAGTAGACGGTGAAATCGTTTGTGAAACAGAAATCATGTTTGCGCTAGGTCCTGTGAGTCCAGCATCTGAAGAATAAAACATAAATATTTACAATAAAATAACAGTAATAATTACGGATAGTTCCCAACTTTTCGACCAACCTAGATAGTATCATGCAACGATGTATGATAGACGGCTTGTGGAAAGGAGGGAATTTTTCATGTTGAAAAAAGCATTTCCGTTCATTCTTATGTCGACATTAGCTTTAGGTGCTTGTATGAATAACGGTGCGCTTCCTGAGAACAATGAGACACCGATGGAAGACAACTTAGACAACCGTGAACAAAATTGGACACCCGATGTACAAGATGAACGTCGTGGCGGTTCAGATTTAGACGGCATCGATAACAATAACGGAAATAACGGCGGCGTCATAAATGATGATGGAATGAACGATGGTAACATGTTCGGCGATGATAACGCGCCACTTCTCGATGAGAATTTAGATGGTAACAACAATAATAACCGCTGACCGCAAGCCGCGCAAAACCGTGTATAGCGGTTAAAGTGTAGATAAAGTCTTTTGTGACTTTGTCTACACTTTTTTTATACATAAAAAAATTCTGGTGTTTGAAACCAAATGCTGTTCACTTGTGGATAACTATTAATAGAATTGTTTATAAAATAGAGAAAGTGTGTGCAAATCACAATCATTTGTGGATAAGTTGTGGATGGTGTTGATAGATTATGGATAACTGTGAATTTATAAACAATTATGTGAATGTTTTATTTGAAATCATAAAAAAACAGATCATTGATGAATGATCTGTTGTGAGATTTATTTTTTTGTTAGTTCTTCATTTTGACGGTCTTTTTTTAAACGGGGGCGAGAGCGCATGTCTGACTCGAATTTTCCAAGAAGTTCTTGACCACTCAAACCTTCATCAATTAGTTGTTCTAAAAGCTGTTCTGCATATTGGGAACGAGCTCGTTTTAAACGACCTTTCATTAAAACAGAAATATTTTCGCCAATTTGTTTTACGTTCATAATGGCTACATGAAAAGCTGCTGGTTCATTTTCTGGATAAGATATAACGACTTTTGTTTCAATTAATTCATCTTTGCTCATTTTGGCTTCAAAAAAACTTTTATGCTTTCCTTCGATAAACATTTCAAGAATCCACATTCGATGACTATTCTCTTGGTTAATAATAATGCCGTCAATGAGCGGGTAGTCATGAAATTTTCCTTCATGAAAAATGTTGATAGAAATCATTTTAAATGTTTTCAATCGCACCATCCCCCTTAAATATAGTTTGAGTATACCATACGGGTAAAAAGAAAAGTATTCTAGTATCGCTTGTGAGTATGTGTAAATAGTTATGAAGTGAATTGATTTTATAACCAACCTTACTATAATAAATACCGAACGATGTAGATTTCCGTTCCAGGCGGACGCTTTCCGTGGGGCGGGCGGTGAGCCAATCGCAAAACGCAGATTGCGGTTTGCCGTATTTCTGCGGTTTTTTGCAGAAATTAAGGCATCCTTTTGGATATTCCTGCTCATAACGCTTCGCTTTTACTCGCAAAAGCCGTTCTTCGTGACGGCTTTCGCTAATCCCACAGGAGTCGCCGCCTTCCACTCCAATCAACAGACACCCCTTATACTAATGACGAACAACTAATGGATAAATAAAAATATCATTCAACTTTATTACATAAAAAAGAAAATATGAAATCGATTCAAGTGCGGTTTTTCCTTTTGAAAATAGAGTGCCAATCTCTTAGAACTGTACATCTTCTTAGGACCTACAAAAATAATTTAAAATCAACCAAATTAGTATTATCGTAATCCGCAGAAATCCGTAAAGAAACGAGTAACCCTAAATATATTTGCGAAATAAATAATGTGGCCGATAGAAAACTTAAAATTCAATGCAAAATATGACTGGAAACTCCCTAATTCAACATTGTCAAAATATTGTTTAACGAGGTACGATAGGCTTACTTTAATGGAGAAGGGAGGTAGGCGATTGAATCAAGTAGCACTGGTAGGACGCATTACGAAAGATCCAATACTCCGCGAGATTGCGAGAGATCGGGTCCAAACAAATTTTGTACTTGCAGTGAATCGCAATTTTAAAAACACACGAGGGGAGATTGAAGCTGATTTTATTCTTTGTTCTTTATGGGGCAAATTAGCGGAGAACACTGCAAAGCATTGTGGGAAAGGCTCGCTTATTAGTGTATCGGGTCGAATTCAATCTAGGTCATATGAACGTGAAGATAAAAGTCGGGTTTATGTGACGGAAGTGATTGGCGATAAAGTACAATTTATCGCGACAAAAAGTAGGGCGACAGCAGAATTGTATGCTGAACCTACGGTGTTTGAAACAGTACAAGCGGCACAGTCAACAGAGGAAGAGCACTTTCAGTTACCGAAGAGGGAAAGTAATGATTTACCAATTATGTAATTGAAGAAAAGGAGGAGATTGGACGGTTCACAGACCGGCGGCTTGATCAAAAAGAAAATAGCGTTAGGAAATTTTAAGTGGAGACTTAATAGGGATTTAATGAACATTCATTTTGTGAAAAAATGCTACGAGGCAGGGAAAACAATGGTCGGTTTGGGGAAGCTGACCAGCCAATTATCTAAGAAGAAAACCGCATAGGACACTTATAAGTAGAGACTGCTTCTACTTTTAAGTGTCGTACAAGCGGTACTAAAAAGGAGTGTCGGTAGACATGCACCGTATTAATAAAGAAATTCTTCGAATGGAATTGCAAATTAGCGAGTTAATCCGAATGGTAGCAAATTTAAACGAAAGACTTAGAGAATTAGAAGATGTTCAAGAAAGAAGAATGTATTTAAAGATGCACCGTTCATTTGATAAGGTGAGATAAAGAATTACCCAACTCAAGTTGCATTCATTT
This window of the Sporosarcina pasteurii genome carries:
- a CDS encoding M23 family metallopeptidase gives rise to the protein MREEKKSPSQKDKQTKKKNWLWPAVYSGIAIVFVGMVWGYSALVKNDAPELTDGTMGGDSDNGELVVETNASKEVLKYPFSEELLDDVAILQNYYDLEAEESVQENSLLVFNQTYETSTGVSISIDDQPFEVVAAATGVVEEVVTDVFQGDEVIISHADGMKTVYSSLSGVLVKKGEEVTQGEPLGNASANEWNPNAGTHLHFQVLVNDEPVNPGSYLGF
- a CDS encoding flagellar hook-basal body protein produces the protein MIRTMITATNTMNQLQHQFDIIGNNLANASTHGFKASQASFQEMLYEQFTNDKADRAPRQSPVGIRYGTGAKIAQTQMNWKLGSLQATERQLDFALTTPKQYFNVIMPTEGGEETVYTRQGSFYITPIEGGQLMLVNDDGNPIANAQGMPIVFNDDVAHYSVQPGGILEVTGNNGTVTSIELGITVIERPNFMEHLSGTYIGLPRNMAELGVTEEEIFTNLQGADRNIIGLQNGVLETSNVHYEKEMTDLINVQRNYQFNARAVTLADQMLGLINGIR
- a CDS encoding single-stranded DNA-binding protein; translated protein: MNQVALVGRITKDPILREIARDRVQTNFVLAVNRNFKNTRGEIEADFILCSLWGKLAENTAKHCGKGSLISVSGRIQSRSYEREDKSRVYVTEVIGDKVQFIATKSRATAELYAEPTVFETVQAAQSTEEEHFQLPKRESNDLPIM
- a CDS encoding sporulation transcriptional regulator SpoIIID, which encodes MHEQIRRRCVRLGELLLETEVTVRALAKATGYSKSTVHKDLTERLPNVDASLSEEVAKILAYHKSVRHLRGGEATRIKWINESKKQEEEASK
- a CDS encoding DNA-directed RNA polymerase subunit beta; the protein is MNEENKQDAVSKQVSTTEEKQKSKIGSRLERLKLKKQKRNEEHEDNEKNVKWVQIRLIPIWLRTILVLLLLVVVATIGLYTGYSVIGDGDPGDVFKKATWTHITDIIKGKE
- the fabZ gene encoding 3-hydroxyacyl-ACP dehydratase FabZ; translated protein: MLTAEQIQAILPHRYPFLMIDRILEVEEGKRAVGLKNVTINEEFFNGHFPGYPVMPGVLIVEALAQVGAVALLQKEENKGRLAFFTGIDKCRFKKQVTPGDTLRLEVEITRLRGPMGKGQAKATVDGEIVCETEIMFALGPVSPASEE
- a CDS encoding flagellar hook-basal body protein; amino-acid sequence: MFRGFYTVASGMIAQQRRTEMLTNNMANVNTPGFKAEQSSIRSFPEMLLSSVQSTRIPTENGFNLKGVAPIGPLSTGVYMQETLPLFIQGQLQETELTTDVALVDGFLPTDEETGIQGTIFFTLENDEGGTYYTRNGNFALDANGLLTSPAGYYVLDSNGNRITLQGDDFRVTESGVIMENDNVVATLGISFAARPDTLMKQGEGLFVTENGDNLMTVNNIPDVTYSIQQGFVERSNVDAGRTMTDLLTAYRAFEANQKVLQAYDRSMEKAVNEVGKV
- a CDS encoding YwpF family protein → MKTFKMISINIFHEGKFHDYPLIDGIIINQENSHRMWILEMFIEGKHKSFFEAKMSKDELIETKVVISYPENEPAAFHVAIMNVKQIGENISVLMKGRLKRARSQYAEQLLEQLIDEGLSGQELLGKFESDMRSRPRLKKDRQNEELTKK
- a CDS encoding rod shape-determining protein gives rise to the protein MFAKDIGIDLGTANVLMHVKGKGIVLNEPSVVAIEKQTNKVLAVGEEAWKMVGRTPGNIVAIRPMKDGVIADFHITEAMLSHFINKINVKGFFSKPRILVCCPTNITSVEQKAIREAAEKAGGKKIYLEEEPKVAAIGAGMDIFQPSGNMVIDIGGGTTDVAVLSMGDIVTSQSINVAGDTFDNEIVQYIKRSYKLLIGERTAEKIKVEVSTVFPGSRNEQLDIRGRDMVSGLPRTITVKSAEIEGALQESAYMIVQAARNVLEKTPPELSADIIDRGIFLSGGGAMMHGIDQLLAEELKVPVFIAENPLDCVAIGTSLLLENINKTSKK